The proteins below are encoded in one region of Brachyspira intermedia PWS/A:
- a CDS encoding cytochrome c biogenesis protein has translation MNIKKVKIEIYIPEEYTQKLREALNNIGALGVGNYDNVMSVTKITGYWRPLENANPFDGKVNEISEAPEDKVEFSTDVKNIENIIKIMKEVHPYEEPVINIIPLLNDRFDVNLNY, from the coding sequence ATGAATATAAAAAAAGTAAAAATAGAAATATATATACCTGAAGAATATACTCAAAAACTTAGAGAGGCTTTAAACAATATAGGTGCTTTAGGTGTTGGAAATTATGATAATGTAATGTCTGTAACAAAAATTACAGGTTATTGGCGTCCTTTAGAAAACGCTAATCCTTTCGATGGAAAAGTTAATGAAATATCAGAAGCTCCTGAAGATAAGGTGGAATTTTCAACAGATGTTAAAAATATAGAAAACATCATAAAAATTATGAAAGAAGTTCACCCTTATGAAGAGCCTGTTATAAATATCATTCCTCTTTTAAATGATAGATTCGATGTGAATTTAAATTATTAA
- the flgC gene encoding flagellar basal body rod protein FlgC, whose amino-acid sequence MGIFSIINTSGSGLTAQRTRLDVIADNIANVNTTRTTEGGAFRRSRVIFKPRDDGNKYRSPFLPDALQPNVGTGVRVFSIEKDMETATRFVYDPSHPDAIKYGEKAGYVEMPNVNPVTEMVDMMEASRAYEANSTMIQSAKTMFGSALNIIRY is encoded by the coding sequence ATGGGAATATTTTCAATTATAAATACATCAGGAAGCGGTTTAACTGCTCAAAGAACTAGATTAGATGTTATAGCTGATAATATAGCAAATGTTAATACAACAAGAACTACAGAGGGCGGAGCTTTCAGAAGAAGCAGAGTAATATTCAAGCCTAGAGATGACGGCAATAAATACAGAAGCCCATTTTTACCAGATGCTTTACAGCCTAATGTTGGTACTGGTGTAAGAGTATTCAGTATAGAAAAGGATATGGAAACTGCAACTAGATTTGTATATGATCCTTCTCACCCTGATGCTATCAAATATGGTGAAAAAGCTGGTTATGTAGAAATGCCTAATGTTAACCCAGTTACAGAAATGGTTGATATGATGGAGGCTTCAAGAGCTTATGAGGCTAACTCTACTATGATTCAGTCAGCTAAAACTATGTTTGGAAGTGCTTTGAATATAATAAGATATTAA
- the fliE gene encoding flagellar hook-basal body complex protein FliE, with product MNINSVMNAYSMNNTRTGNVGDNYGFVLKTTDPRHYGPAQQLRRSSNNDLISNFGTMLSDAIDAVNQKQVDRDNIIVQAGIRPDQVDVSDVMNAIAEAELSLSFTKAVIDRAVRAYQEVTTYR from the coding sequence ATGAATATTAATAGTGTAATGAATGCTTATAGTATGAATAATACAAGAACTGGTAATGTAGGAGATAATTACGGATTCGTGCTTAAAACTACAGACCCTAGACATTATGGACCTGCTCAGCAGTTAAGAAGAAGTTCAAACAATGATTTAATAAGCAATTTCGGTACAATGTTAAGCGATGCCATTGATGCTGTAAATCAAAAGCAGGTTGATAGAGATAATATAATAGTTCAAGCTGGTATAAGACCTGATCAGGTTGATGTATCAGATGTAATGAATGCTATTGCTGAAGCTGAATTATCTCTTAGCTTTACAAAGGCTGTAATTGATAGAGCTGTAAGAGCTTATCAAGAAGTAACTACTTATAGATAA